From one Silurus meridionalis isolate SWU-2019-XX chromosome 23, ASM1480568v1, whole genome shotgun sequence genomic stretch:
- the LOC124377267 gene encoding ankyrin repeat domain-containing protein 9-like: MDNTCKESEFLSLSFCQAVRDHKPVWMLEEMRNLKTFHWEENVRQQTYNPSEALLYAIVHDHRDYAQYLLNQFQDVALANPGEQFCCYLTSDSHLEMAIRHGRNDVIAFILQVVHRTPSLRLYINQRVCKHGRDGKTPLHVACELLQPHTVIILLGNGASPQAEDQNGMTPLDLLLNKLWTAKGNPNSIKCIRALRMCIENLLFFMPKLQFKMKSRLEKDQLFWSKILGEEQYNLLVGRIPATLFLTAMQKVLSQLPQHEFSESLDKLPIPAFLKPHTHH, encoded by the coding sequence ATGGACAACACGTGCAAAGAAAGCGAATTCCTCTCACTTTCATTCTGCCAAGCTGTGAGGGACCACAAACCTGTGTGGATGTTGGAAGAAATGCGAAACCTGAAGACTTTTCATTGGGAAGAAAACGTCCGGCAACAGACCTACAACCCATCCGAGGCGCTTCTGTATGCCATCGTGCACGACCACCGAGATTACGCACAATACTTGCTGAATCAGTTTCAGGACGTTGCTCTTGCAAATCCAGGAGAGCAATTCTGCTGTTATCTAACATCAGATTCACACCTGGAAATGGCTATCCGCCATGGCAGGAATGACGTCATAGCGTTCATCCTTCAGGTGGTTCATAGAACACCTTCTCTGCGCTTATACATAAACCAGCGTGTGTGCAAACACGGGAGGGATGGCAAAACTCCACTCCATGTGGCATGTGAGCTTTTACAACCACATACCGTCATAATATTATTGGGAAATGGGGCTTCACCGCAAGCTGAGGATCAGAATGGAATGACACCACTGGATCTTTTATTGAATAAACTTTGGACCGCCAAAGGGAATCCAAACTCCATTAAGTGTATTAGGGCTTTAAGAATGTGCATCGAGAACCTGCTCTTTTTCATGCCTAAGTTGCAGTTTAAAATGAAGAGCAGACTTGAAAAGGATCAACTGTTCTGGTCCAAAATTCTGGGAGAGGAGCAGTATAACCTTCTAGTGGGGAGAATTCCTGCAACACTTTTTCTTACAGCTATGCAGAAAGTCTTGTCTCAACTGCCTCAACATGAATTTTCAGAAAGTCTTGATAAACTGCCCATTCCAGCTTTTCtgaaacctcacacacaccattaa
- the LOC124377266 gene encoding ankyrin repeat domain-containing protein 9-like — protein sequence MDDTCKESEFLSLSFCQAVRDHKPVWMLEEMRNLKTFHWEENVRQQTYNPSEALLYAIVHDHRDYTQYLLNQFQDVALANPGEQFCCYPTSDSHLEMAIRHGRNDVIAFILQVVHRTPSLRLYINQRVCKHERGGKTPLHVACELLQPHTVIILLGNGASPQAEDQNGMTPLDLLLNKLWTSEENAHSIKCNRALRMCIDNLLFFMPKLQFKMKSTLKEDQLFWSKILGEEQYNLLVGRIPATLFLTAMQKVLSQLPQHEFSESLDKLHIPAFLKPHTHH from the coding sequence ATGGACGACACGTGCAAAGAAAGCGAGTTCCTCTCACTTTCATTCTGCCAAGCTGTGAGGGACCACAAACCTGTGTGGATGTTGGAAGAAATGCGAAACCTGAAGACTTTTCATTGGGAAGAAAACGTCCGGCAACAGACCTACAACCCATCCGAGGCGCTTCTGTATGCCATCGTGCACGACCACCGAGATTACACACAATACTTGCTGAATCAGTTTCAGGACGTTGCTCTTGCAAATCCAGGAGAGCAATTCTGCTGTTATCCAACATCAGATTCACACCTGGAAATGGCTATCCGCCATGGCAGGAATGACGTCATAGCGTTCATCCTTCAGGTGGTTCATAGAACACCTTCTCTGCGCTTATACATAAACCAGCGTGTGTGCAAACACGAGAGGGGTGGCAAAACTCCACTACATGTGGCATGTGAGCTTTTACAACCACATACCGTCATAATATTATTGGGAAATGGGGCTTCACCGCAAGCTGAGGATCAGAATGGAATGACACCACTGGATCTTCTATTGAATAAACTTTGGACCTCCGAAGAGAATGCACACTCCATTAAGTGTAATAGGGCTTTAAGAATGTGCATCGACAACCTGCTCTTTTTCATGCCTAAGTTGCAGTTTAAAATGAAGAGCACACTTAAAGAGGATCAACTGTTCTGGTCCAAAATTCTGGGAGAGGAGCAGTATAACCTTCTAGTGGGGAGAATTCCTGCAACACTTTTTCTTACAGCTATGCAGAAAGTCTTGTCTCAACTGCCTCAACATGAATTTTCAGAAAGTCTTGATAAACTGCACATTCCAGCTTTTCtgaaacctcacacacaccattaa
- the LOC124377265 gene encoding LOW QUALITY PROTEIN: ankyrin repeat domain-containing protein 9-like (The sequence of the model RefSeq protein was modified relative to this genomic sequence to represent the inferred CDS: inserted 1 base in 1 codon) produces MEDTCKESEFLSLSFCQAVRDHKPVWMLEEMRNLKTFHWEENVRQQTYNPSEALLYAIVHDHRDYAQYLLNQFQDVALANPGEQFCCYPTSDSHLEMAIRRGRNDVIAFILQVVHRTPSLRLYINQRVCKHERDGKTPLHVACELLQPHTVIILLGNGASPQAEDQNGMTPLDLLLNKLWTSKENAHSIKCIRALRMCIENLLFFMPKLQFKMKSTLKEDQLFWXKILGEEQYNLLVGRIPATLFLTAMQKVLSQLPQHEFSESLDKLHIPAFLKPHTHQ; encoded by the exons ATGGAGGACACGTGCAAAGAAAGCGAATTCCTCTCACTTTCATTCTGCCAAGCTGTGAGGGACCACAAACCTGTGTGGATGTTGGAAGAAATGCGAAACCTGAAGACTTTTCATTGGGAAGAAAACGTCCGGCAACAGACCTACAACCCATCCGAGGCGCTTCTGTATGCCATCGTGCACGACCACCGAGATTACGCACAATACTTGCTGAATCAGTTTCAGGACGTTGCTCTTGCAAATCCAGGAGAGCAATTCTGCTGTTATCCAACATCAGATTCACACCTGGAAATGGCTATCCGCCGTGGCAGGAATGACGTCATAGCGTTCATCCTTCAGGTGGTTCATAGAACACCTTCTCTGCGCTTATACATAAACCAGCGTGTGTGCAAACACGAGAGGGATGGCAAAACTCCACTACATGTGGCATGTGAGCTTTTACAACCACATACCGTCATAATATTATTGGGAAATGGGGCTTCACCGCAAGCTGAGGATCAGAATGGAATGACACCACTGGATCTTTTATTGAATAAACTTTGGACCTCCAAAGAGAATGCACACTCCATTAAGTGTATTAGGGCTTTAAGAATGTGCATTGAGAACCTGCTCTTTTTCATGCCTAAGTTGCAGTTTAAAATGAAGAGCACACTTAAAGAGGATCAACTGTTCT CCAAAATTCTGGGAGAGGAGCAGTATAACCTTCTAGTGGGGAGAATTCCTGCAACACTTTTTCTTACAGCTATGCAGAAAGTCTTGTCTCAACTGCCTCAACATGAATTTTCAGAAAGTCTTGATAAACTGCACATTCCAGCTTTTCtgaaacctcacacacaccaataa
- the LOC124377268 gene encoding ankyrin repeat domain-containing protein 9-like yields the protein MDNTCKESEFLSLSFCQAVRDHKPVWMLEEMRNLKTFHWEENVRQQTYNPSEALLYAIVHDHRDYAQYLLNQFQDVALANPGEQFCCYPTSDSHLEMAIRRGRNDVIAFILQVVHRTPSLRLYINQRVCKHERDGKTPLHVACELLQPHTVIILLGNGASPQAEDQNGMTPLDLLLNKLWTSEENAHSIKCIRALRMCIENLLFFMPKLQFKMKSTLKEDQLFWSKILGEEQYNLLVGRIPATLFLTAMQKVLSQLPQHEFSESLDKLHIPAFLKPHTHH from the coding sequence ATGGACAACACGTGCAAAGAAAGCGAATTCCTCTCACTTTCATTCTGCCAAGCTGTGAGGGACCACAAACCTGTGTGGATGTTGGAAGAAATGCGAAACCTGAAGACTTTTCACTGGGAAGAAAACGTCCGGCAACAGACCTACAACCCATCCGAGGCGCTTCTGTATGCCATCGTGCACGACCACCGAGATTACGCACAATACTTGCTGAATCAGTTTCAGGACGTTGCTCTTGCAAATCCAGGAGAGCAATTCTGCTGTTATCCAACATCAGATTCACACCTGGAAATGGCTATCCGCCGTGGCAGGAATGACGTCATAGCGTTCATCCTTCAGGTGGTTCATAGAACACCTTCTCTGCGCTTATACATAAACCAGCGTGTGTGCAAACACGAGAGGGATGGCAAAACTCCACTACATGTGGCATGTGAGCTTTTACAACCACATACCGTCATAATATTATTGGGAAATGGGGCTTCACCGCAAGCTGAGGATCAGAATGGAATGACACCACTGGATCTTCTATTGAATAAACTTTGGACCTCCGAAGAGAATGCACACTCCATTAAGTGTATTAGGGCTTTAAGAATGTGCATTGAGAACCTGCTCTTTTTCATGCCTAAGTTGCAGTTTAAAATGAAGAGCACACTTAAAGAGGATCAACTGTTCTGGTCCAAAATTCTGGGAGAGGAGCAGTATAACCTTCTAGTGGGAAGAATTCCTGCAACACTTTTTCTTACAGCTATGCAGAAAGTCTTGTCTCAACTGCCTCAACATGAATTTTCAGAAAGTCTTGATAAACTGCACATTCCAGCTTTTCtgaaacctcacacacaccattaa